Proteins from a genomic interval of Capsicum annuum cultivar UCD-10X-F1 chromosome 4, UCD10Xv1.1, whole genome shotgun sequence:
- the LOC124897933 gene encoding uncharacterized protein LOC124897933: MIRPDCNNDFWKERFISGLPSLFAEKVRTKIKDRFEGKIPYDILTCGDLTSFITTVGIDLCTDLKLKKQLKKDSTSKYGLGTFCQDYGFTSPSRKHKKKSSNPHKKATSNNRSFKRDSYKPSRKSTKRKTSKAKNTCWTCGKTGHRAKDCKSNKKKKINQLDLSEETRASLFSIMEDSPESSESSTSYASSSYDYSDEKFINAAYESDRSQSGQEYTCNSTFCACTKKTVNVISGNPVRHYRTHSR, encoded by the coding sequence ATGATTCGACCTGACTGTAACAACGATTTCTGGAAGGAacgattcattagtggtctcccttccCTCTTCGCCGAAAAGGTTAGAacaaaaattaaggatagattcgAAGGAAAGATTCCTTACGATATCCTTACCTGTGGAGACTTAACCAGTTTCATCACTACCGTCGGAATAGATCTCTGCACTGATCTcaagcttaagaaacaacttaagaaggaTAGTACTTCTAAGTATGgactaggaaccttctgccaagactatggaTTCACCAGTCCTAGCAGAAAGCATAAGAAGAAGTCCTCCAATCCTCACAAAAAGGCTACTTCAAACAACAGGTCCTTCAAAAGAGATTCTTATAAGCCAAGTAGAAAATCTACCAAGCGAAAGACCTCTAAGGCCAAAAATACTTGCTGGACTTGTGGCAAGACTGGCCACAGGGCGAAAGATTGCAAGtccaataagaaaaagaaaataaaccagtTAGATCTCTCGGAAGAAACCAGAGCTagtttattctctataatggaagactcGCCTGAATCTTCGGAGTCTTCTACCTCTTATGCCTCATCCAGTTATGACTACAGCGATGAGAAATTCATCAATGCTGCTTATGAGTCAGATCGATCCCAGTCTGGTCAAGAATATACCTGTAACAGTACCTTCTGCGCTTGCACTAAGAAAACTGTTAATGTCATCTCAGGAAATCCTGTTCGACATTATAGAACACATTcaagatga